The Sphingomonas sanxanigenens DSM 19645 = NX02 genome includes a region encoding these proteins:
- the uxaC gene encoding glucuronate isomerase, translated as MTTEAPLAPHPDRLLPADPETRAIARALYRSVRDLPIISPHGHTDPSWFAENQPFPDPASLFIIPDHYIFRMLYSQGVPLEELGVPRIDGGWTETDTRRIWRRFAENFHLLRGTPSRMWLDYAFHDILGVTERLSPTNADRIYDQIDAQLKRPEFLPRALFERFRIEALATTENPLDDLRHHRAIRASGWGGRVVTAFRPDNVTDPEHPRFAEDLPELGRITGEDVGNWDGYLAALRNRRRYFIEQGGATSTDHGHPTAHTENLPQEEAAALYGRIAAGQASAADAERFRGQMLTEMARMSLDDGLVMQIHPGALRGQNPAVTDSFGEAKGDDWPSSTEYVRALKPLLNAFGNERALTIILFTLDETTYSREIAPLAGHYPALRIGPAWWFHDSPEGMKRFREQVTETGGFYNTVGFNDDTRAFFSVPARHDLSRRIDCGFLAKLVAEHRIDQDEAFAVAEDLAYNLVKAAYRL; from the coding sequence ATGACCACCGAAGCGCCGCTCGCGCCGCATCCCGATCGCCTGCTTCCTGCCGACCCCGAAACCCGCGCGATCGCGCGCGCGCTCTACCGGTCGGTCCGGGATCTGCCGATCATCAGCCCGCACGGGCACACCGATCCGTCCTGGTTCGCCGAGAACCAGCCCTTTCCCGATCCGGCGAGCCTGTTCATCATCCCCGATCACTACATCTTCCGGATGCTCTACAGCCAGGGCGTGCCGCTGGAGGAACTGGGCGTGCCGCGGATCGACGGCGGCTGGACGGAGACCGATACGCGCAGGATCTGGCGCCGCTTCGCCGAGAATTTCCACCTGCTGCGCGGCACGCCGAGCCGGATGTGGCTCGATTATGCCTTCCACGACATATTGGGCGTCACCGAGCGTCTCTCGCCGACCAATGCCGACCGCATCTACGACCAGATCGACGCGCAGCTGAAGCGGCCCGAGTTCCTGCCGCGCGCGCTGTTCGAACGCTTCCGCATCGAGGCGCTGGCGACGACCGAGAACCCGCTCGACGATCTCCGCCACCACCGCGCGATCCGGGCGAGCGGGTGGGGCGGTCGCGTCGTCACCGCCTTCCGGCCGGACAATGTCACCGATCCAGAACATCCCCGTTTCGCCGAGGATCTGCCCGAACTGGGCCGGATCACGGGTGAGGATGTGGGCAACTGGGACGGTTATCTTGCCGCGCTGCGCAACCGCCGCCGCTATTTCATCGAGCAGGGCGGCGCGACGTCGACCGATCATGGCCACCCGACCGCGCATACCGAAAATCTGCCGCAGGAAGAGGCCGCCGCGCTTTACGGCCGCATCGCCGCCGGACAGGCAAGTGCCGCAGACGCCGAGCGCTTCCGGGGCCAGATGCTGACCGAGATGGCGCGGATGAGCCTCGACGACGGGCTGGTGATGCAGATCCACCCCGGCGCGCTGCGTGGCCAGAACCCGGCGGTGACCGACAGCTTTGGCGAGGCGAAGGGCGACGACTGGCCATCCTCCACCGAATATGTCCGCGCGCTCAAGCCCCTGCTCAACGCCTTTGGCAACGAGCGGGCGCTGACGATCATCCTCTTCACGCTCGACGAGACCACCTATTCGCGCGAGATCGCACCGCTCGCGGGTCATTATCCGGCGCTGCGGATCGGCCCAGCCTGGTGGTTCCACGACAGCCCCGAAGGCATGAAGCGCTTCCGCGAGCAAGTGACCGAAACCGGCGGCTTCTACAACACGGTCGGCTTCAACGACGACACCCGCGCCTTCTTCTCGGTCCCCGCACGACATGACCTCAGCCGCCGCATCGACTGCGGTTTCCTCGCGAAGCTGGTTGCCGAACACCGGATCGACCAGGACGAGGCGTTCGCGGTGGCGGAGGATCTCGCCTATAATCTGGTCAAGGCGGCATATCGGCTCTGA
- a CDS encoding SDR family NAD(P)-dependent oxidoreductase, which yields MPLDPTQAFRLEGEVALITGGGSGLGLGMARALHAAGAEVVLVGRRAALVQAAAEELGAGAHWETADVTAFDTLPTLVERVIAKTGKVSILLNNAGINFKKLAVDTEVEEFSTMLDTHVLAAHALTRAVLPGMLTAGHGSILFTASMTSIIGMPGVIAYSAAKSAYLGMVRALSVEVAGQGVRVNAIAPGWIESPMLRKALDGDPARSNRILQRTPMNRFGEPEDIGLAAVYLCSPAAKFITGVLLPVDGGASQGF from the coding sequence GTGCCGCTTGATCCCACGCAGGCATTCCGGCTGGAGGGCGAGGTCGCCCTCATCACCGGCGGCGGTTCGGGGCTGGGCCTCGGCATGGCGCGGGCGCTGCACGCCGCGGGTGCCGAGGTGGTTCTGGTCGGCCGACGCGCCGCGCTGGTGCAGGCCGCCGCCGAAGAACTGGGCGCGGGCGCGCATTGGGAAACCGCGGACGTCACCGCCTTCGATACGCTGCCGACGCTGGTCGAGCGGGTCATCGCGAAGACCGGCAAGGTCTCGATCCTGCTCAACAATGCCGGGATCAACTTCAAGAAGCTCGCGGTCGATACCGAGGTCGAGGAATTCTCGACCATGCTCGACACGCATGTCCTCGCCGCGCACGCGCTGACCCGCGCGGTGCTGCCCGGCATGCTGACGGCGGGGCACGGCAGCATATTGTTCACCGCGTCGATGACCTCGATCATCGGCATGCCGGGGGTGATCGCCTACTCGGCGGCCAAATCCGCCTATCTCGGCATGGTGCGCGCGCTGTCGGTCGAGGTGGCGGGGCAGGGGGTACGCGTCAACGCCATCGCCCCCGGCTGGATCGAATCGCCGATGCTCCGCAAGGCGCTCGACGGCGATCCGGCGCGCTCCAACCGCATCCTCCAGCGCACGCCGATGAACCGCTTCGGCGAGCCCGAGGATATCGGGCTGGCCGCAGTCTACCTCTGCTCGCCCGCCGCCAAGTTCATCACCGGTGTCCTGCTGCCCGTCGACGGCGGCGCCTCCCAGGGATTCTGA
- a CDS encoding UxaA family hydrolase: MIEPFDREWTGWLRPDGRKGVRNLVLVIYTVQCAAHVAHAIAAGEEDVQVIGFPGCYDNQYAIRLVLSLARHPNVGAVLSVGLGCEYTQPARIAEAVEKSGRPADAFFIQEVGGTRSSTSRGKAIVRALRARIHAETPRVPMGFADLTLGAECGGSDGTSGLVGNPVVGRLFDRVVDAGGSAICEEIVEMIGLEEIILARAVDDRARAELKAAYDKAEHYCRDVRQYSVSPGNFAGGLTTIEEKSMGAFAKSGSRPIQGVIKVGETPPWPGMWIMDSVPDPHFMQFGYTNPNDTEGIMDLISGGSQIVLFVTGRGSVIGSPVSPLIKVTGNSRTYARMIEDMDFDAGRVLAGEMTLDRCADELGAMVADVASGTPSKPEELGHREYLVMYKHQDAPDLERGCRSAA; this comes from the coding sequence ATGATTGAACCGTTCGACCGGGAATGGACGGGCTGGCTGCGGCCCGACGGACGCAAGGGCGTGCGCAACCTCGTGCTGGTGATCTACACCGTCCAGTGCGCGGCGCATGTCGCCCACGCCATCGCGGCGGGCGAAGAGGATGTGCAGGTGATCGGCTTTCCCGGTTGCTACGACAATCAATATGCGATCCGGCTGGTGCTGTCGCTCGCCCGGCACCCCAATGTCGGTGCGGTGCTCTCGGTGGGGCTGGGCTGCGAATATACCCAGCCGGCGCGGATCGCCGAGGCGGTGGAGAAAAGCGGGCGACCTGCGGACGCGTTCTTCATTCAGGAGGTCGGCGGCACACGTTCATCGACGAGCAGGGGCAAGGCGATCGTCCGCGCCCTGCGCGCGCGGATCCATGCGGAGACGCCGCGCGTGCCGATGGGCTTCGCCGACCTGACACTGGGTGCCGAATGCGGCGGGTCGGACGGCACGAGCGGGCTGGTCGGCAATCCGGTGGTGGGACGGCTGTTCGATCGCGTCGTCGACGCCGGCGGCTCGGCGATCTGCGAGGAGATCGTCGAGATGATCGGGCTGGAGGAGATCATCCTCGCCCGCGCCGTCGACGATCGTGCCCGCGCCGAACTCAAGGCCGCCTATGACAAGGCCGAGCATTATTGTCGCGACGTCCGGCAATATTCGGTGTCGCCGGGCAATTTCGCCGGCGGACTGACGACGATCGAGGAGAAGAGCATGGGTGCCTTCGCCAAGAGCGGATCGCGCCCGATCCAGGGCGTGATCAAGGTGGGGGAAACCCCGCCCTGGCCGGGCATGTGGATCATGGATTCGGTGCCCGATCCCCATTTCATGCAGTTCGGCTACACCAACCCCAACGACACCGAGGGGATCATGGACCTGATCTCCGGCGGCAGCCAGATCGTGCTGTTCGTCACCGGGCGCGGCAGCGTGATCGGATCGCCGGTCTCGCCGCTGATCAAGGTGACGGGCAACAGCCGCACCTATGCCCGCATGATCGAGGACATGGATTTCGACGCCGGCCGCGTGCTCGCCGGCGAGATGACATTGGATCGATGCGCCGACGAACTCGGCGCGATGGTCGCCGACGTGGCGTCGGGAACGCCGAGCAAGCCCGAGGAACTGGGCCACAGGGAGTATCTCGTGATGTACAAGCATCAGGACGCGCCGGATCTCGAGCGGGGGTGCCGCAGTGCCGCTTGA
- a CDS encoding UxaA family hydrolase, giving the protein MTIAFRIHAADNVATMLDDAAAGDTVALRGDAGEAISALEAIAHGHKIALAAVAAGDAVVKFGIPIGRASTAIAAGSWVHLHNCKSGFDERSGGFDAVTGAAKDMAYD; this is encoded by the coding sequence GTGACGATCGCGTTCCGCATCCATGCGGCCGACAATGTCGCGACCATGCTCGACGATGCCGCCGCCGGCGACACTGTTGCGCTGCGGGGTGACGCAGGCGAGGCCATCAGTGCGCTCGAGGCGATCGCGCATGGCCACAAGATCGCGCTTGCCGCCGTCGCCGCAGGCGATGCGGTGGTGAAGTTCGGCATCCCGATCGGTCGCGCCAGCACCGCCATCGCCGCCGGCAGTTGGGTGCATCTCCACAACTGCAAAAGCGGTTTCGACGAGCGCTCGGGCGGGTTCGACGCGGTGACGGGGGCCGCCAAGGACATGGCCTATGATTGA
- a CDS encoding RraA family protein, translated as MNDRDLFDLFRAELYTPVVGDILDTLGCYHQFLPQPIQPIRTEMKLVGRAMPVLMIDVYGEQAEPFGKLTEALDQMEPGEIYLASGGAMRCAYWGEILTATARMRGANGAVVNGYHRDTPQVLDQDWPVFSRGRFAQDSGVRTKVVDYRCRIEVGPVTVQPGDLVFGDLDGVIVIPRQHEAEVVERSLEKVRGEKLVRKEIEGGMSSTAAFAKYGIL; from the coding sequence ATGAACGACCGCGACCTTTTCGACCTGTTCCGGGCGGAACTCTACACCCCCGTCGTGGGCGACATTCTCGACACGCTGGGATGCTATCACCAGTTCCTGCCGCAGCCGATCCAGCCGATCCGCACCGAGATGAAGCTGGTCGGCCGCGCGATGCCGGTGCTGATGATCGACGTCTACGGCGAACAGGCCGAGCCCTTCGGGAAGCTGACCGAAGCACTCGACCAGATGGAGCCCGGCGAGATTTATCTCGCCAGCGGCGGCGCGATGCGCTGTGCCTATTGGGGCGAGATCCTGACCGCGACGGCCCGGATGCGCGGCGCCAATGGCGCGGTGGTCAACGGCTATCACCGCGATACGCCGCAGGTGCTCGATCAGGATTGGCCGGTGTTCAGCCGCGGCCGCTTCGCGCAGGATTCGGGCGTGCGGACCAAGGTGGTCGATTATCGCTGCCGCATCGAGGTGGGGCCGGTGACGGTGCAGCCGGGCGATCTGGTGTTCGGCGATCTCGACGGCGTGATCGTGATCCCGCGGCAGCATGAGGCCGAGGTGGTCGAGCGCTCCCTGGAAAAGGTGCGCGGCGAAAAGCTCGTCCGCAAGGAGATCGAAGGCGGCATGTCGAGCACCGCCGCCTTCGCGAAATATGGCATCCTGTGA
- a CDS encoding MFS transporter, which yields MWKRGEMISVQPSASAISSAVPAGRYRWLVCGLLFASTTICYMDRQIFGLLKPVLDGELGWSETDYGDIVAVFSLLYACGYLFGGRLMDWIGVRRGLTIAVAGWSISAALHGLMASVIGFKIARGALGLSEGGNFPASIKAVREWFPPRERALATGLFNAGSNVGAIVTPISLPFIVAAFGWRVAFLIAGALGLLWLAAWLRFYERPERQKRLSAEELAYIRAGETPATVARPRWIALFRYRGTWAYALGMLLTSPVWWFYLNWVPGFLHQRFGIDMMASIAPLVTIYLIADIGSIAGGWISSRLIGGGMPVLRARIVAMLCMASCTVPVALVSGAASMWPAVLLIALAAAGHQGLSANLYTIVSDTVPATAVSSVIGIGGFAAGVMGMFVAMAIGRILDATGGNYMLLFIGAATAYPLAVLLMALILRGPRPPAAHSNPTMMMEPQ from the coding sequence ATGTGGAAGCGAGGGGAAATGATCTCGGTTCAGCCTTCGGCGAGCGCAATCAGTTCTGCAGTACCGGCCGGGCGCTATCGCTGGCTGGTCTGCGGATTGCTCTTCGCGTCCACGACGATCTGTTACATGGATCGCCAGATATTCGGATTGCTCAAGCCCGTACTCGATGGTGAGCTCGGCTGGTCGGAGACCGACTATGGCGACATCGTCGCGGTCTTTTCGCTGCTTTATGCCTGTGGCTATCTGTTCGGCGGACGGCTGATGGATTGGATCGGCGTGCGGCGCGGGCTGACCATCGCGGTGGCGGGGTGGAGCATCAGCGCAGCGCTGCACGGGCTGATGGCGAGCGTGATCGGGTTCAAGATCGCGCGCGGCGCGCTGGGCTTGAGCGAGGGCGGCAATTTTCCGGCGTCGATCAAGGCCGTGCGCGAATGGTTTCCGCCGCGCGAACGCGCGCTGGCGACCGGGCTGTTCAACGCGGGGAGCAATGTCGGCGCCATCGTCACCCCGATCAGCCTGCCCTTCATCGTCGCCGCCTTCGGCTGGCGCGTCGCCTTCCTGATCGCCGGCGCGCTGGGGCTGCTCTGGCTGGCCGCCTGGCTGCGCTTCTACGAACGGCCCGAACGCCAGAAGCGCCTCTCCGCCGAGGAGCTTGCCTATATCCGTGCCGGGGAAACGCCGGCCACGGTGGCGCGCCCGCGCTGGATCGCGCTGTTCCGCTACCGCGGCACGTGGGCCTATGCGCTGGGCATGCTGCTCACCAGCCCGGTCTGGTGGTTCTACCTCAACTGGGTGCCCGGTTTCCTCCATCAGCGCTTCGGCATCGACATGATGGCCTCGATCGCGCCGCTGGTGACGATCTATCTGATCGCCGACATCGGCAGCATCGCCGGTGGCTGGATTTCGTCGCGGCTGATCGGGGGCGGCATGCCCGTGCTACGCGCGCGCATCGTGGCGATGCTGTGCATGGCATCCTGCACGGTGCCCGTCGCGCTCGTTTCCGGCGCCGCGTCGATGTGGCCCGCGGTGCTGCTGATCGCGCTCGCCGCCGCAGGGCATCAGGGGTTGTCCGCCAATCTCTACACGATCGTCTCGGACACCGTTCCCGCCACCGCCGTCAGCTCGGTGATCGGCATCGGCGGCTTTGCCGCCGGGGTGATGGGGATGTTCGTCGCGATGGCGATCGGGCGCATCCTCGATGCCACCGGCGGCAACTACATGCTGCTCTTCATCGGTGCCGCGACCGCCTATCCGCTGGCGGTGCTGCTGATGGCGCTCATCCTGCGCGGGCCGCGCCCGCCCGCCGCGCATTCGAACCCGACCATGATGATGGAGCCGCAATGA
- a CDS encoding FadR/GntR family transcriptional regulator, with product MEEGGIEAGGKAAGLVEQVIDYLRDHVASEQLRPGARLPSETTISVTLGVSRPVVREAMRTLAATGLVELAVGKRATIVPVDGEMLSRVLGNAVLIGQAETQDILEMRRGIEIAMVALAAERRSDTDVVELRAIVDEMADCLADGPRYSHLDLQLHKTLARATANPLYPLLIEALRQLIEASMLAGIERWAATPELKHVQDLHEAIVREVGARNPSGAASAMAQHFDDALAAILAPRLGRAET from the coding sequence GTGGAAGAAGGCGGCATCGAAGCTGGCGGGAAGGCTGCCGGCCTGGTCGAGCAGGTCATCGACTATCTGCGTGACCATGTCGCGAGCGAGCAATTGCGCCCTGGCGCGCGCCTGCCGAGCGAGACCACCATCAGCGTCACGCTGGGGGTCAGCCGCCCCGTCGTGCGCGAAGCAATGCGCACTTTGGCGGCGACGGGGCTGGTCGAGCTCGCGGTCGGCAAGCGCGCGACGATCGTGCCGGTCGATGGCGAGATGCTGTCGCGGGTGCTGGGCAATGCGGTGTTGATCGGCCAGGCCGAAACGCAGGACATTCTGGAGATGCGGCGCGGCATCGAGATCGCGATGGTCGCGCTCGCGGCCGAGCGGCGCAGCGATACGGATGTCGTCGAACTGCGCGCGATCGTGGACGAGATGGCGGACTGCCTTGCCGACGGCCCGCGCTATTCGCACCTCGATCTCCAGCTCCACAAGACGCTGGCACGCGCAACCGCCAATCCGCTCTACCCGCTGCTCATCGAGGCGCTCCGCCAGCTCATCGAGGCGTCGATGCTCGCCGGCATCGAGCGTTGGGCGGCCACGCCCGAACTGAAGCATGTTCAGGATCTGCATGAAGCGATCGTGCGCGAGGTCGGCGCGCGCAATCCCTCCGGCGCGGCATCGGCGATGGCGCAGCATTTCGACGACGCGCTGGCCGCTATCCTGGCACCGAGGTTGGGCAGGGCAGAAACATAG
- a CDS encoding enolase C-terminal domain-like protein: protein MRVETFETWICRRPKGLFDEEREGAAPMPWSYGVGRITTSDGIEGIATFWAARSGAVTDAYLADVIAPVILGRSIHDREKIWHDFWNIDRHGAFFPVFLPGPIDVALWDAAARTAGLPLHRYLGSYRTSQPVYASSLWLPAVDDYVREALHYKERGFKAYKVHPCGPSRIDMEIHAAVRAAVGPEMVLMTDPVAEYTLPEAIRVARHLEELDYYWFEEPFRDYELDKYAKLAAAVDIPIVGTETTRGGPWGVAQAIKADALDMVRADVSWKGGITGTLKVCHLAEAHGINCELHTTTMGPMDVANLHVACAVRNSEYFELFVPEDSFQIPMKQSLRDLMDADGNIHVPEGPGLGIDIDWDLVDANCVSHRRFSA from the coding sequence GTGCGCGTCGAGACGTTCGAGACCTGGATCTGCCGTCGTCCCAAGGGGCTGTTCGACGAGGAGCGCGAAGGTGCCGCGCCGATGCCGTGGAGCTATGGCGTCGGTCGCATCACCACGTCGGACGGGATCGAGGGGATCGCAACCTTCTGGGCAGCGCGATCGGGTGCCGTGACCGACGCCTATCTCGCCGATGTGATCGCACCCGTCATCCTCGGGCGCAGCATCCATGATCGCGAGAAGATCTGGCACGATTTCTGGAACATCGACCGCCACGGCGCCTTCTTCCCGGTCTTCCTGCCGGGGCCCATCGACGTCGCGTTGTGGGACGCGGCGGCGCGCACCGCGGGGCTGCCGCTGCACCGCTATCTGGGCAGCTATCGCACCAGCCAGCCGGTCTATGCCAGCAGCCTCTGGCTGCCTGCCGTCGACGATTATGTGCGCGAGGCGCTGCACTACAAGGAGCGCGGCTTCAAGGCGTACAAGGTCCACCCCTGCGGCCCGAGCCGGATCGACATGGAGATCCATGCCGCAGTGCGCGCGGCGGTCGGGCCGGAGATGGTGCTGATGACCGATCCTGTTGCCGAATATACGCTGCCCGAAGCGATCCGGGTCGCGCGCCATCTCGAGGAACTGGATTATTACTGGTTCGAGGAACCGTTCCGCGATTATGAGCTGGACAAATACGCCAAGCTCGCCGCCGCGGTCGATATCCCGATCGTCGGCACGGAAACGACACGGGGCGGCCCGTGGGGCGTGGCACAGGCGATCAAGGCCGACGCGCTGGACATGGTCCGCGCCGACGTGTCGTGGAAGGGCGGGATCACCGGCACGCTCAAGGTCTGCCACCTTGCCGAGGCGCATGGCATCAATTGCGAACTGCACACCACGACGATGGGACCGATGGACGTCGCCAACCTCCACGTCGCCTGCGCGGTCCGCAACTCGGAATATTTCGAACTGTTCGTGCCGGAAGACAGCTTCCAGATCCCGATGAAACAGAGCCTGCGCGATCTGATGGACGCGGACGGCAACATTCATGTGCCCGAAGGCCCCGGGCTCGGCATCGATATCGACTGGGATCTGGTCGATGCGAACTGCGTCTCGCACCGGCGCTTCAGCGCCTGA
- a CDS encoding amidohydrolase family protein, producing the protein MIARISRLLLATALVATPALAQDGGPEARPLHKRDAWLPQSVPTSDDVLRIPVPADHNAPKGAFVLVGGRLFDGTGAPARPATVVVQGKIIVAVLKPGERNWPQDATVYDVTGKTVMPGLIDLHTHLTYLDLGDLTSLFSKGDTSGAESAMRGLRRMAIHLQSGVTSVRDVASHGDGPFLLKRLQATGEIQGPRIFAAGQLITQTGGHAAALANDNNPNAMARTVHGPDAWREAVRIQFAQGADLIKLASEYSQEEVTAAVDEAHSLGLPVTVDAETQYIDMAIKAGVDSIEHPLPRSDTAVALMVKRGIASVPTLIPYRLISRTSGGYFGSTSRRFELNEATIMAMARKMRRAGVKMGIGLDLIVNWPDFMPGAYINELQSFTELGFTKAEALVAATRTGAEILRMGDRLGTIEAGKLADIIVVDGNPDEDLAALRKVRTAFVNGRLMLQDGRIYKPAHEEVPLPEAK; encoded by the coding sequence ATGATCGCACGGATATCCCGGCTGCTGCTCGCCACCGCGCTGGTGGCGACACCGGCGCTCGCGCAGGATGGCGGACCCGAGGCGCGGCCGCTGCACAAGCGTGATGCCTGGCTGCCGCAATCGGTGCCGACCTCGGACGATGTGCTGCGCATTCCCGTGCCGGCGGATCATAACGCGCCGAAGGGCGCGTTCGTGCTGGTGGGCGGGCGGTTGTTCGACGGCACCGGCGCGCCGGCACGGCCAGCGACGGTGGTGGTGCAGGGCAAGATCATCGTCGCGGTGCTCAAGCCTGGCGAGCGCAACTGGCCGCAGGACGCCACCGTTTATGACGTCACCGGCAAGACGGTGATGCCGGGGCTGATCGACCTGCACACGCATCTGACCTATCTCGACCTCGGCGACCTCACCAGCCTGTTCTCCAAGGGCGACACCAGCGGCGCGGAATCGGCGATGCGCGGGCTGCGCCGCATGGCGATCCACCTGCAATCCGGCGTCACCAGTGTGCGCGACGTCGCCTCGCATGGCGACGGGCCGTTCCTGCTCAAGCGGCTGCAGGCGACGGGTGAGATCCAGGGGCCACGCATCTTCGCGGCCGGGCAGTTGATCACCCAGACCGGTGGCCATGCCGCGGCGCTGGCCAACGACAACAATCCCAATGCGATGGCGCGCACCGTCCACGGCCCCGATGCATGGCGGGAGGCGGTGCGCATCCAGTTCGCGCAGGGCGCCGACCTGATCAAGCTGGCCAGCGAATATTCGCAGGAAGAGGTCACCGCCGCGGTGGACGAGGCGCATTCACTGGGCCTTCCGGTAACGGTGGATGCGGAGACCCAATATATCGACATGGCAATCAAGGCGGGGGTGGATTCGATCGAGCATCCGCTGCCGCGCAGCGACACCGCGGTGGCATTGATGGTCAAGCGCGGCATCGCCTCGGTACCCACGCTCATTCCCTATCGCCTCATCTCGCGCACGTCGGGCGGCTATTTCGGCTCTACCTCGCGTCGCTTCGAGCTCAACGAGGCGACGATCATGGCGATGGCGCGCAAGATGCGCCGCGCGGGGGTGAAGATGGGGATCGGGCTCGACCTGATCGTCAACTGGCCGGATTTCATGCCCGGTGCCTATATCAACGAACTGCAGAGCTTCACCGAGCTCGGCTTCACCAAGGCCGAAGCTCTGGTCGCGGCGACGCGTACCGGCGCCGAGATCCTGCGGATGGGCGACCGGCTCGGCACGATCGAGGCTGGAAAGCTGGCCGACATCATCGTCGTGGATGGCAATCCCGACGAGGATCTGGCGGCGCTGCGCAAGGTGCGCACCGCCTTCGTCAACGGCCGGCTGATGCTTCAGGACGGCCGCATCTACAAGCCGGCGCATGAGGAAGTGCCGCTGCCCGAGGCGAAGTGA